From Planococcus halocryophilus, the proteins below share one genomic window:
- the pstB gene encoding phosphate ABC transporter ATP-binding protein PstB has protein sequence MTTIVTKKAITEELVNDSAKKAVYETNQLNLWYGANHALKNIDLEIMENEVTAIIGPSGCGKSTYLKTLNRMVELVPSVKTSGEILYRGRNIFDHDYGVEELRTRVGMVFQKPNPFPKSIYDNIAYGPRIHGIKNKKILDEIVEKSLRGAAIWEEVKDRLNENAYSISGGQQQRICIARALAIEPDVILMDEPTSALDPISTLKVEELVQELKKDYSIIIVTHNMQQAARISDKTAFFLNGEVIEFDQTDTIFSNPSDKRTEDYISGRFG, from the coding sequence ATGACCACCATCGTTACAAAAAAAGCAATAACTGAAGAACTAGTAAATGATTCAGCTAAAAAAGCTGTCTACGAAACAAACCAGCTTAACCTTTGGTACGGTGCAAACCATGCATTGAAGAATATTGATCTAGAAATAATGGAAAACGAAGTAACAGCGATCATTGGACCTTCAGGATGCGGCAAATCGACTTATCTGAAGACCTTGAATCGCATGGTTGAATTGGTGCCTTCAGTAAAAACTTCAGGAGAAATTCTATACAGAGGACGCAATATTTTCGATCACGATTATGGTGTGGAAGAATTGCGGACTCGTGTAGGGATGGTCTTTCAAAAACCAAATCCATTCCCGAAATCGATATATGATAATATTGCTTACGGACCACGTATCCACGGCATTAAAAACAAGAAAATTCTTGATGAAATTGTTGAAAAAAGTTTGCGCGGAGCAGCTATTTGGGAAGAAGTAAAAGATCGTTTGAACGAAAATGCTTATAGCATCTCGGGTGGGCAGCAACAACGGATCTGTATCGCTCGTGCACTTGCAATCGAACCTGATGTTATTTTGATGGATGAACCAACATCAGCACTTGATCCAATTTCGACATTGAAAGTTGAAGAATTGGTTCAGGAACTGAAAAAAGACTATAGCATCATCATCGTCACGCACAATATGCAACAAGCTGCACGGATTTCAGATAAAACAGCATTTTTCCTAAACGGAGAAGTAATCGAGTTTGATCAAACCGATACCATATTTTCAAATCCTTCCGATAAACGTACGGAAGATTATATTTCAGGCAGATTTGGATAA
- a CDS encoding YqgQ family protein yields the protein MKNLYDVMQLLKRYGTVIYTADYSADLGLIEEEIKELYRLQFITAKEYATAMLILRHKKSEYDKK from the coding sequence ATGAAAAACCTATATGATGTTATGCAATTATTAAAGCGCTATGGCACAGTTATTTATACAGCTGATTACAGTGCCGATCTTGGGTTAATTGAAGAAGAAATTAAAGAGTTGTACCGCCTGCAATTTATTACAGCAAAAGAATATGCGACAGCCATGCTCATTTTGCGCCACAAAAAATCCGAATACGATAAAAAATAA
- a CDS encoding 5-formyltetrahydrofolate cyclo-ligase, producing MDKKTQRNHVLAMLSQMTADQYNSKSQAVINRLMKDPAFLSAETVGLTISAFPEVDTLALIDKCWMVGKKIAIPKCHSASRVMDFRIIEHFDQLETVYMKLKEPIVTKTSYIKPEKIDLLIVPGVVFSKQGFRIGFGGGYYDRFLANYTGDTRSVAFDCQIAEEIPVEEHDLPVEGIYTESGFIDLKAVDK from the coding sequence ATGGATAAAAAAACTCAACGCAATCATGTACTGGCAATGCTTAGTCAAATGACAGCCGATCAATATAACAGTAAATCGCAAGCAGTTATCAATCGTTTAATGAAAGATCCTGCTTTTTTATCAGCAGAAACAGTTGGTTTAACAATATCTGCATTTCCTGAAGTGGACACATTAGCTTTAATAGATAAATGTTGGATGGTAGGTAAAAAAATAGCTATACCCAAATGTCATTCGGCAAGTCGCGTTATGGACTTCCGAATAATTGAGCATTTTGATCAACTAGAAACTGTTTACATGAAATTGAAAGAACCGATTGTCACAAAGACATCATACATAAAACCTGAAAAAATCGACTTGTTAATCGTACCAGGTGTGGTTTTTTCAAAACAAGGATTTAGAATTGGATTTGGCGGAGGCTATTATGATCGCTTTTTAGCAAACTACACGGGGGATACGCGTTCTGTGGCTTTTGATTGTCAAATTGCTGAAGAGATTCCAGTAGAAGAACATGATTTGCCGGTTGAAGGCATTTACACAGAAAGTGGTTTTATCGATTTAAAGGCGGTGGACAAATGA
- the phoU gene encoding phosphate signaling complex protein PhoU: protein MSLREKFEFELNSAQEELITLSTMAVNALNKSMEALVTQDVDAALEVIEDDQGINQLEEFINDRVILLIAKQSPVATDLRRLIVTIKVASDMERVGDYAVNIAKETIRIGNQELLPQIEQIQQMQKLAVAMLHQVIEAFVEEDIVKAKEIAELDDQVDDLYGDVIRKLIQAGGENPDKLGQITQLAFISRYMERSADHATNIAEQLFYLVRGRHYDLNK from the coding sequence TTGTCATTACGTGAAAAATTTGAATTTGAATTAAATTCCGCTCAAGAGGAATTGATTACATTAAGTACAATGGCAGTAAATGCGTTGAACAAATCAATGGAAGCACTTGTTACACAAGATGTGGACGCGGCACTTGAAGTGATTGAAGATGATCAAGGCATCAATCAGCTAGAAGAATTTATCAATGACCGGGTCATCCTGTTAATTGCTAAACAATCGCCGGTCGCCACTGATTTGAGACGTTTGATTGTAACGATAAAAGTAGCGTCGGATATGGAACGGGTTGGAGATTATGCAGTTAATATCGCTAAAGAGACAATCCGCATAGGGAATCAGGAATTATTACCTCAAATCGAACAAATTCAGCAAATGCAAAAATTGGCTGTTGCCATGTTGCACCAAGTAATCGAAGCTTTTGTAGAAGAAGATATTGTCAAAGCAAAAGAAATTGCAGAACTCGACGATCAAGTCGACGATTTATATGGCGATGTCATCCGTAAACTGATTCAAGCAGGTGGAGAAAACCCAGACAAGCTTGGTCAAATTACACAATTGGCTTTTATCAGTCGTTATATGGAACGTTCTGCTGACCATGCCACTAATATTGCTGAACAATTATTTTACTTAGTGCGTGGTCGTCACTATGATTTAAATAAATAA
- the rpmG gene encoding 50S ribosomal protein L33: MRVNITLACTECSERNYSTVKNKRNNPERLEMKKYCSREKKMTVHRETK, encoded by the coding sequence ATGCGTGTTAACATCACTTTAGCTTGTACAGAATGTAGCGAACGTAACTACAGCACTGTTAAAAATAAGCGCAACAACCCTGAGCGTCTTGAAATGAAAAAATATTGCTCACGTGAAAAGAAAATGACAGTACACCGTGAAACGAAGTAA